In the genome of Mucisphaera calidilacus, one region contains:
- a CDS encoding MIP/aquaporin family protein: MADGQPDYRAALLGEVLGTFVLVLFGLGAVHAAVLTGAMSGLWQVAAVWGLAVTFGIYVSAAVSGAHLNPAVTVAFAVWRGFSWAKVPGYVAAQLAGAALAAWLLNVMYGGMIEAFHASAGIDPSSAGGAATASMYGMYFPNPEGSAGWVDRWGLVSVWGALLAELVGTALLVGMVFCLTDTRERHAACVPAASGVPWAVGFTVAAIVCLVAPLTQAGLNPARDLGPRAVAFVAGWGETAFPGPRGGFWVYTVGPLLGGLVGAWVWERVSAWQGSAKVCE, translated from the coding sequence ATGGCTGACGGTCAACCGGACTATCGCGCGGCGTTGTTGGGGGAGGTGCTGGGCACGTTTGTGCTGGTGTTGTTTGGTTTGGGGGCGGTTCATGCGGCGGTGCTGACGGGGGCGATGTCGGGTTTGTGGCAGGTGGCGGCGGTGTGGGGTCTGGCGGTGACGTTCGGGATTTATGTGTCGGCGGCGGTATCGGGGGCGCATCTGAATCCCGCGGTGACGGTGGCGTTCGCGGTGTGGCGTGGTTTTTCGTGGGCGAAGGTGCCGGGGTACGTGGCGGCGCAGCTGGCGGGTGCGGCTTTGGCGGCGTGGCTGTTGAACGTGATGTACGGGGGGATGATCGAGGCGTTTCATGCGTCGGCGGGGATTGACCCATCGTCGGCGGGTGGGGCGGCGACGGCGAGCATGTACGGGATGTATTTCCCGAATCCGGAGGGTTCGGCGGGCTGGGTGGATCGCTGGGGGCTGGTTTCGGTGTGGGGTGCGTTGCTGGCGGAGCTGGTGGGGACGGCGTTGCTGGTGGGGATGGTGTTTTGTCTGACGGACACGCGTGAGCGTCATGCGGCGTGTGTGCCGGCGGCGTCGGGTGTGCCGTGGGCGGTGGGTTTCACGGTGGCGGCGATCGTCTGTCTGGTGGCTCCGCTGACGCAGGCGGGTTTGAACCCGGCGCGGGATCTGGGGCCGAGGGCGGTGGCGTTTGTGGCGGGCTGGGGTGAGACGGCGTTTCCCGGGCCGAGAGGGGGGTTCTGGGTTTATACGGTGGGGCCGTTGCTGGGCGGGCTGGTGGGGGCGTGGGTGTGGGAGCGGGTGTCGGCGTGGCAGGGCTCGGCGAAAGTGTGTGAATAA